The Streptomyces tendae genome has a window encoding:
- the gap gene encoding type I glyceraldehyde-3-phosphate dehydrogenase, with the protein MTRIAINGFGRIGRNVLRALLERDSGLEVVAVNDLTEPAALARLLAFDSTAGRLGRPVTVDGDTLVVDGHRIKVLAEREPAQLPWAALDVDLVLEATGRFTSAKAARAHLDAGARKVLVSAPSDGADVTLAYGVNTDAYDPDVHTIVSNASCTTNALAPLAAVLDDLAGIEHGFMTTVHAYTQEQNLQDGPHRDPRRARAAGVNIVPTTTGAAKAIGLVLPNLDGKLSGDSIRVPVPVGSIVELNTTVSRDVTRDEVLAAYRTAAEGPLAGVLEYSEDPLVSSDITGNPASSIFDSALTRVDGRHVKVVAWYDNEWGFSNRVIDTLQLLARG; encoded by the coding sequence ATGACTCGCATCGCCATCAACGGATTCGGCCGCATCGGACGCAATGTGCTGCGCGCACTGCTGGAGCGCGACAGCGGCCTGGAGGTCGTCGCCGTCAACGACCTGACGGAGCCGGCCGCCCTCGCCCGGCTGCTCGCCTTCGACAGCACCGCCGGCCGCCTCGGGCGCCCGGTGACCGTGGACGGCGACACCCTCGTCGTCGACGGCCACCGGATCAAGGTGCTGGCCGAGCGCGAGCCTGCGCAGCTGCCGTGGGCCGCCCTGGACGTCGACCTCGTCCTGGAGGCCACCGGCCGCTTCACCTCGGCCAAGGCCGCCCGCGCCCACCTCGACGCCGGCGCGCGGAAGGTCCTGGTCAGCGCGCCCTCGGACGGCGCCGACGTCACGCTCGCGTACGGCGTGAACACCGACGCGTACGACCCGGACGTGCACACGATCGTCTCGAACGCCTCCTGCACCACCAACGCGCTCGCGCCGCTGGCCGCGGTCCTCGACGACCTCGCCGGCATCGAGCACGGGTTCATGACGACCGTGCACGCCTACACGCAGGAGCAGAACCTCCAGGACGGCCCGCACCGCGACCCGCGCCGCGCCCGTGCCGCAGGCGTGAACATCGTGCCCACCACGACCGGTGCCGCGAAGGCGATCGGCCTGGTGCTGCCGAACCTCGACGGCAAGCTGTCGGGCGACTCGATCCGCGTACCGGTGCCGGTGGGGTCGATCGTCGAGCTCAACACGACGGTCTCCCGTGACGTCACCCGCGACGAGGTGCTGGCCGCGTACCGCACCGCCGCGGAGGGCCCGCTGGCCGGCGTCCTGGAGTACTCGGAGGACCCGCTGGTGTCGTCGGACATCACCGGCAACCCCGCCTCGTCCATCTTCGACTCGGCCCTCACCCGCGTCGACGGCCGCCACGTCAAGGTGGTCGCCTGGTACGACAACGAGTGGGGCTTCTCGAACCGGGTGATCGACACCCTGCAGCTGCTGGCGCGGGGCTGA
- a CDS encoding GlxA family transcriptional regulator — protein sequence MPAPRLHRVAVLVLEGAKPLDVGIPAQVFTTRASMPYEVRVCGAAPGLVAGGDGLAYAVSHGLGALEWADIVFVPGYRFPDREDPPPAVVDALIAAHERGARLAAISTGAFALAATGLLDGRRATTHWHYTRALKARHPRVRVDENVLFVDEGSVLTSAGAASGIDLCLHILRGDLGVAASNHAARRLVAAPYRSGGQAQYVPRSVPEPLGERFAATREWALHRLDDPLTLDVLARQAGVSPRTFSRRFVEETGYTPMQWVMRARVDLARELLERSQRSVEQIAADTGLGTGANLRLHFQRILGTTPSEYRRTFTRGE from the coding sequence GTGCCCGCACCCCGTCTGCATCGCGTCGCCGTCCTGGTGCTGGAGGGCGCGAAGCCGCTCGACGTGGGGATCCCCGCGCAGGTCTTCACGACCCGCGCGAGCATGCCGTACGAGGTACGGGTGTGCGGGGCGGCGCCCGGCCTGGTGGCCGGCGGCGACGGCCTCGCGTACGCCGTCTCCCACGGCCTGGGCGCGCTGGAATGGGCCGACATCGTCTTCGTGCCCGGGTACCGGTTCCCGGACCGGGAGGACCCGCCGCCCGCCGTCGTCGACGCGCTGATCGCCGCCCACGAGCGGGGCGCGCGGCTCGCCGCCATCTCCACCGGCGCCTTCGCGCTCGCCGCCACCGGCCTGCTCGACGGGCGGCGCGCCACCACGCACTGGCACTACACCCGGGCCCTCAAGGCCCGGCACCCACGCGTCCGGGTCGACGAGAACGTGCTGTTCGTCGACGAGGGCAGCGTGCTCACCTCGGCGGGCGCCGCCTCCGGCATCGACCTGTGCCTGCACATCCTGCGCGGCGACCTCGGCGTGGCCGCCTCCAACCACGCGGCCCGGCGGCTGGTGGCGGCGCCGTACCGCAGCGGCGGCCAGGCCCAGTACGTGCCGCGCAGCGTGCCCGAGCCGCTGGGCGAGCGGTTCGCCGCCACCCGGGAGTGGGCACTGCACCGGCTCGATGACCCGCTCACCCTGGACGTGCTGGCCCGGCAGGCGGGCGTCTCGCCGCGCACCTTCTCCCGGCGGTTCGTCGAGGAGACCGGCTACACGCCGATGCAGTGGGTGATGCGCGCCCGCGTCGACCTGGCCCGCGAACTGCTGGAGCGCTCGCAGCGCAGCGTCGAGCAGATCGCCGCCGACACCGGACTGGGCACCGGCGCCAATCTGCGGCTGCACTTCCAGCGCATCCTCGGCACCACGCCGAGCGAATACCGGCGCACGTTCACGCGGGGGGAGTAG
- a CDS encoding DUF2000 domain-containing protein, whose amino-acid sequence MSTSTRFDTKIAVLLREDLEPWQRLNVTAFLVSGLGTRIPELIGEPYEDADGVGYLPMFRQPVLVFQGTKEVLKAAHERALARALPRAVFTSDLFATGHDEANRAAVRAVGTTALDLVGLAVHGPRNAVDKTLKGARMHP is encoded by the coding sequence ATGAGCACGAGCACCCGATTCGACACGAAGATCGCCGTCCTGCTGCGCGAGGATCTGGAGCCCTGGCAGCGCCTCAACGTGACCGCCTTCCTGGTCAGCGGCCTGGGCACCCGGATCCCCGAGCTGATCGGTGAGCCCTACGAGGACGCGGACGGCGTCGGCTACCTGCCGATGTTCCGTCAGCCGGTGCTGGTCTTCCAGGGCACCAAGGAGGTCCTGAAGGCGGCCCACGAGCGCGCCCTCGCGCGGGCCCTGCCCCGCGCGGTCTTCACCTCCGACCTCTTCGCCACCGGCCACGACGAGGCCAACCGCGCGGCGGTCCGCGCGGTCGGCACCACCGCCCTGGACCTGGTCGGCCTGGCCGTCCACGGCCCGCGCAACGCGGTGGACAAGACGCTGAAGGGGGCACGGATGCATCCGTGA
- a CDS encoding AraC family transcriptional regulator codes for MPSQAARSQAAHPPAAPAPAPQATVSAWRPRVPGVVEVFHARFTEYAYPMHVHDAWTLLIVDDGAVRYDLDRHEHGTPHDTVSLLPPHVPHNGAPATADGFRKRVLYLDSSRLGDDLIGAAVDRPDLRDPLLRRRVGQVHAALVRPGDELEAESRLTLVGERLREHLRSREGAAPRRPDPVLARRLRELLDERVAEGLTLVEAGAVLSAHPAHLVRAFSGAYGIAPHQYLMSRRVGRARRLLLDGRSPGAVAADTGFYDQAHLTRHFRRLVGVTPGRYRTTGAAAGG; via the coding sequence ATGCCCTCCCAGGCTGCGCGTTCCCAGGCGGCGCACCCCCCGGCAGCTCCCGCCCCGGCGCCCCAGGCGACGGTCTCCGCCTGGCGGCCCCGCGTCCCCGGTGTCGTCGAGGTGTTCCACGCCCGGTTCACCGAGTACGCCTATCCGATGCACGTCCACGACGCCTGGACGCTGCTCATCGTCGACGACGGCGCCGTACGGTACGACCTCGACCGGCACGAGCACGGCACCCCGCACGACACCGTGTCCCTGCTGCCGCCCCACGTGCCGCACAACGGCGCTCCCGCCACGGCCGACGGGTTCCGCAAGCGGGTGCTGTACCTGGACTCCAGCCGTCTCGGCGACGACCTCATCGGGGCCGCCGTGGACCGGCCCGACCTGCGCGATCCGCTGCTGCGCCGGCGGGTGGGGCAGGTGCACGCCGCGCTGGTCCGGCCCGGGGACGAGCTGGAGGCGGAAAGCCGGCTGACGCTGGTCGGGGAGCGGCTGCGGGAGCATCTGCGGTCGCGGGAGGGCGCCGCGCCCCGCCGCCCGGATCCCGTACTCGCGCGGCGGTTGCGGGAGTTGCTCGACGAGCGGGTGGCCGAGGGGCTCACGCTGGTGGAGGCGGGCGCCGTGCTGTCGGCCCACCCGGCCCATCTGGTACGGGCGTTCAGCGGCGCGTACGGCATCGCACCCCACCAGTACCTGATGTCCCGGCGGGTCGGACGGGCCCGGCGCCTGCTGCTGGACGGACGGTCACCGGGCGCCGTGGCGGCGGACACCGGGTTCTACGACCAGGCCCATCTCACGCGGCACTTCCGCCGGCTGGTGGGGGTCACTCCGGGTCGTTACCGGACGACGGGCGCTGCAGCAGGTGGGTGA
- a CDS encoding YbjN domain-containing protein, with amino-acid sequence MADKAAEAEQRAAQVIEGVLKDAELEWESPASGTYVVKLPGTRKLSTTVSLIVGRHTLSLNAFVIRHPDENESGVHRWLLERNLKLFGVSYAVDPLGDIYVSGRLPLPAVTPEGVDQLLGQVLEAADGSFNTLLELGFASAIRKEYEWRVSRGESTRNLDAFTHLLQRPSSGNDPE; translated from the coding sequence ATGGCTGACAAGGCGGCGGAAGCAGAGCAGCGGGCGGCGCAGGTCATCGAGGGCGTGCTGAAGGACGCCGAGCTGGAGTGGGAGAGCCCCGCCTCCGGCACCTACGTGGTGAAACTTCCCGGCACCCGCAAACTGTCAACGACGGTCTCCCTGATCGTCGGCCGGCACACGCTGTCCCTCAACGCCTTCGTCATCCGCCACCCCGACGAGAACGAGTCCGGCGTCCACCGCTGGCTCCTGGAGCGCAACCTCAAGCTCTTCGGCGTGAGTTACGCCGTCGACCCGCTCGGCGACATCTACGTCAGCGGCCGGCTGCCGCTGCCCGCGGTCACCCCGGAGGGGGTCGACCAGCTGCTCGGCCAGGTGCTCGAGGCCGCCGACGGCAGCTTCAACACCCTGCTGGAACTGGGCTTCGCCTCCGCCATCCGCAAGGAGTACGAGTGGCGGGTGTCACGCGGCGAGTCCACCCGCAACCTCGACGCCTTCACCCACCTGCTGCAGCGCCCGTCGTCCGGTAACGACCCGGAGTGA
- the mshA gene encoding D-inositol-3-phosphate glycosyltransferase has translation MSQYIARLGRRSPAAPPRLRLHRRPRRVAMLSVHTSPLHQPGTGDAGGMNVYIVELAQRLAAINIEVEIFTRATTAALPPVVDLAPGVLVRHVDAGPYEGLAKEDLPAQLCAFTHGVMQAWAGNRPGHYDLVHSHYWLSGHVGWLAAQRWGVPLVHAMHTMAKVKNANLADGDTPEPAARVIGETQIVAAADRLIANTAEEADELVRHYAADPGKVAVVHPGVNLGRFRPADGRAAARARLGLPPDALIPLFAGRIQPLKAPDVLLRAVAVLLAERPELRSRLCVPVVGGPSGSGLAKPEGLQKLAARLGVADVVHFHPPVGQDQLADWFRAASVLVMPSYSESFGLVAIEAQASGTPVLAAAVGGLPVAVRDGDTGFLVRGHDPAAYARVLEDFADRPELAARMGEAAARHAQSFGWDAAAAATADVYTAATQAHRRHVRSHHG, from the coding sequence GTGAGCCAGTACATCGCGAGGCTCGGGCGGCGCTCCCCCGCCGCCCCGCCGCGGCTGCGGCTGCACCGCAGGCCACGCCGCGTGGCGATGCTCTCCGTGCACACCTCGCCGCTGCACCAGCCGGGCACCGGCGACGCCGGCGGCATGAACGTCTACATCGTGGAGCTCGCCCAGCGCCTGGCCGCGATCAACATCGAGGTGGAGATCTTCACCCGGGCGACCACGGCCGCCCTGCCGCCGGTCGTCGACCTCGCCCCCGGCGTCCTCGTCCGGCACGTCGACGCCGGCCCCTACGAGGGCCTCGCCAAGGAGGACCTGCCCGCCCAGCTGTGCGCCTTCACCCACGGCGTGATGCAGGCGTGGGCCGGAAACCGCCCAGGCCACTACGACCTGGTCCACTCGCACTACTGGCTCTCCGGCCACGTCGGCTGGCTGGCCGCCCAGCGCTGGGGCGTCCCCCTGGTGCACGCCATGCACACCATGGCCAAGGTCAAGAACGCCAACCTCGCCGACGGCGACACCCCCGAGCCCGCCGCCCGCGTCATCGGCGAGACCCAGATCGTCGCCGCCGCCGACCGGCTGATCGCCAACACGGCCGAGGAGGCCGACGAACTCGTCCGGCACTACGCAGCCGACCCCGGCAAGGTCGCCGTCGTCCACCCCGGCGTGAACCTCGGCCGCTTCCGCCCCGCCGACGGCCGCGCCGCCGCGCGCGCCCGCCTCGGCCTGCCCCCGGACGCGCTGATCCCGCTCTTCGCCGGCCGTATCCAGCCCCTCAAGGCCCCCGACGTGCTGCTGCGCGCGGTGGCCGTGCTGCTCGCCGAGCGGCCCGAGCTGCGCTCCCGCCTCTGCGTGCCCGTGGTCGGCGGTCCCAGCGGCAGCGGCCTCGCGAAGCCGGAGGGGCTGCAGAAGCTCGCCGCGCGGCTCGGCGTCGCCGACGTGGTCCACTTCCACCCGCCGGTCGGACAGGACCAGCTCGCGGACTGGTTCCGGGCGGCGTCCGTGCTGGTCATGCCGTCGTACAGCGAGTCGTTCGGCCTGGTCGCCATAGAGGCCCAGGCGTCCGGCACCCCGGTGCTCGCCGCCGCGGTGGGCGGCCTCCCGGTCGCCGTGCGGGACGGAGACACCGGCTTCCTCGTCCGGGGCCACGACCCGGCCGCGTACGCGCGCGTGCTGGAGGACTTCGCCGACCGGCCGGAGCTCGCCGCCCGGATGGGCGAGGCCGCCGCCCGGCACGCCCAGTCCTTCGGCTGGGACGCGGCGGCCGCCGCCACGGCCGACGTCTACACGGCCGCGACCCAGGCCCACCGCCGTCACGTACGCTCCCACCATGGCTGA